In a genomic window of Aeromicrobium panaciterrae:
- the carA gene encoding glutamine-hydrolyzing carbamoyl-phosphate synthase small subunit: MSAAILVLEDGRVFHGESYGAVGETVGEIVFSTGMTGYQETLSDPSYRRQIVTMTAPHIGNTGVNDEDDESSAFWVAGYVVRDPARLSSNWRAKTTLDERLAAQGVVGISGVDTRALTRHLRERGAMRAGISSDSTDVETLLATVKAAPSMEGADLAGEVSTDETYVVPAIGKKKFTVAALDLGIKGMTPRRMSERGIEVHVLPSNATLEDVLAIKPDGVFMSNGPGDPATADSSVELLQQLLERKIPYFGICFGNQIFGRALGLGTYKLKYGHRGLNQPVQDLTTGKVEITSHNHGFAVDAPIEGTFDTPYGPGRVTHVGLNDQVVEGLALLEQPAFSVQYHPEAAAGPHDADYLFDRFAELMGGR, from the coding sequence ATGAGCGCCGCAATCCTGGTGCTCGAAGACGGGCGCGTGTTCCACGGCGAGTCTTATGGCGCCGTCGGCGAGACCGTCGGCGAGATCGTGTTCTCGACCGGCATGACCGGTTACCAGGAGACGCTCTCTGACCCCTCCTACCGTCGCCAGATCGTGACGATGACGGCTCCGCACATCGGCAACACCGGCGTCAACGACGAAGACGACGAGTCCTCAGCGTTCTGGGTCGCCGGTTACGTCGTGCGCGACCCTGCGCGACTCTCCAGCAACTGGCGCGCCAAGACGACCCTGGACGAGCGGCTCGCCGCGCAGGGCGTAGTCGGCATCAGTGGCGTGGACACGCGCGCACTCACTCGCCACCTCCGTGAGCGCGGCGCCATGCGGGCCGGTATCAGCTCGGACTCGACCGACGTCGAAACTCTGCTCGCCACCGTCAAGGCCGCGCCGTCGATGGAAGGCGCCGACCTCGCTGGCGAGGTGTCGACCGATGAAACATACGTCGTCCCGGCGATCGGCAAGAAGAAGTTCACTGTCGCCGCACTCGACCTCGGAATCAAGGGCATGACCCCGCGCCGTATGTCAGAACGCGGCATCGAGGTGCACGTGCTGCCCTCGAACGCAACGCTCGAAGACGTTCTCGCGATCAAGCCCGACGGCGTCTTCATGTCGAACGGTCCGGGTGACCCGGCCACTGCCGACTCAAGCGTCGAGCTGCTCCAGCAGCTGCTGGAGCGCAAGATCCCGTACTTCGGCATCTGCTTCGGCAACCAGATCTTCGGTCGCGCACTGGGCCTCGGCACGTACAAACTCAAGTACGGTCACCGTGGACTCAACCAGCCCGTCCAGGACCTCACGACCGGCAAGGTCGAGATCACCAGCCACAATCACGGCTTCGCCGTCGACGCGCCGATCGAGGGCACGTTCGACACGCCATACGGTCCGGGTCGCGTGACCCACGTCGGACTCAACGACCAAGTCGTCGAAGGACTCGCCTTGCTCGAGCAGCCAGCATTCAGCGTGCAGTACCACCCCGAGGCAGCGGCTGGCCCGCATGATGCGGACTACCTCTTCGACCGCTTCGCCGAACTGATGGGCGGTCGCTGA
- the carB gene encoding carbamoyl-phosphate synthase large subunit has product MPKRSDIKSIMVIGSGPIVIGQACEFDYSGTQACRVLREEGIRVILVNSNPATIMTDPEFADATYIEPITPEFVEKVIAKERPDALLATLGGQTALNAAIQMHESGVLKKYNVELIGASIEAIEKGENRESFKKVVESLPKEWGAESANSVICHTMDECLAGVPELGGYPVVVRPSFTMGGSGSGLAYNEEDLHRIAGSGLALSPTTEVLLEESILGWKEYELEVMRDTADNVVIVCSIENFDPMGVHTGDSITVAPAMTLTDVEYQRLRDISIGIIREVGVDTGGCNIQFAVNPDDGRIVVIEMNPRVSRSSALASKATGFPIAKIAAKVAIGYTLDEIPNDITQVTPASFEPTLDYVVVKVPRFAFEKFPNADATLTTHMKSVGEAMAIGRNFTEALQKALRSLERPDSVFDWSQKWVDLDKDALLQEIAIPHDGRIKKVMDAIRAGATPQEIFDATKIDPWFVDQLALINEIAVELIDAKELSPALLRKAKRHGFSDAQLGRIRGLREDVVRGVRHALGVRPVYKTVDTCAAEFAATTPYHYSSYDEETEVEPRTKEAVLILGSGPNRIGQGIEFDYSCVHAAMALSEVGYETIMVNCNPETVSTDYDTSDRLYFEPLTLEDVLEVVHAEQQAGPVAGVIVQLGGQTPLGLAAGLEAAGVPIVGTQPKAIDLAEERGAFARVLADAGLVAPKHGMATTFSNARKIAGEIGYPVLVRPSYVLGGRGMEIVYDEGTLKDYIDRATEISPDRPVLVDRFLDDAIEIDVDALYDGEELFLGGVMEHIEEAGVHSGDSACALPPITLGGLEIQRIRESTEAIAKGVGVRGLINIQFALSSDILYVIEANPRASRTVPFVSKATATPLAKAAARLMLGESIADLRKAGVLPATGDGGDLPDSAPIAVKEAVMPFNRFRTYEGKYVDTLLGPEMRSTGEVMGMDHAFGTAFAKSQAGAQNGLPTSGKVFVSVANRDKRHMVFPVKRLADLGFEILATSGTAVVLARNGVQATVIRKLNEEPLPGETRSTIVEKIHEQDVQLIINTPHGVTSGGSPRIDGYEIRTAAVAEGIPCITTVQGLAAAVQGIEALIEGKIGVTSLQEWGKIVTAGRE; this is encoded by the coding sequence ATGCCTAAGCGCTCAGACATTAAGTCGATCATGGTCATCGGCTCCGGCCCGATCGTCATCGGACAGGCCTGCGAGTTCGACTACTCCGGCACCCAGGCGTGCCGTGTCCTCCGCGAAGAGGGCATTCGCGTCATCCTGGTCAACTCCAACCCGGCGACGATCATGACGGACCCCGAGTTCGCCGATGCGACGTACATCGAGCCGATCACGCCCGAGTTCGTCGAGAAGGTCATCGCCAAGGAGCGCCCCGACGCGCTGCTCGCGACGCTGGGCGGCCAGACCGCACTCAACGCAGCGATCCAGATGCACGAGTCGGGTGTGCTCAAGAAGTACAACGTAGAGCTCATCGGTGCCTCGATCGAAGCGATTGAGAAGGGCGAGAACCGCGAGTCCTTCAAGAAGGTCGTGGAGTCCTTGCCCAAGGAGTGGGGCGCAGAGTCGGCCAACTCCGTCATCTGCCACACGATGGATGAGTGCCTGGCCGGCGTGCCTGAGCTCGGCGGCTATCCCGTCGTCGTACGACCGTCGTTCACGATGGGCGGCTCCGGCAGCGGCCTCGCGTACAACGAGGAAGACCTGCACCGGATCGCCGGTTCCGGCCTGGCGTTGAGCCCGACCACCGAGGTACTCCTCGAGGAGTCGATCCTCGGCTGGAAGGAGTACGAGCTCGAGGTCATGCGGGACACCGCCGACAACGTGGTGATCGTCTGCTCGATCGAGAACTTCGACCCGATGGGCGTGCACACCGGCGACTCGATCACGGTGGCTCCGGCCATGACTCTCACCGACGTCGAATACCAGCGCTTGCGCGACATCTCGATCGGCATCATCCGTGAGGTCGGGGTCGACACCGGCGGCTGCAACATCCAGTTCGCGGTCAACCCCGATGACGGTCGCATCGTCGTCATCGAGATGAACCCCCGCGTCTCGCGCTCGTCGGCCCTCGCATCAAAGGCGACCGGCTTCCCGATCGCCAAGATCGCCGCGAAGGTTGCGATCGGCTACACGCTCGACGAGATCCCCAACGACATCACCCAGGTCACCCCGGCGTCGTTCGAGCCCACGCTCGACTACGTCGTCGTCAAGGTGCCACGGTTCGCGTTCGAGAAGTTCCCCAACGCCGATGCCACGCTCACGACGCATATGAAGTCAGTCGGCGAAGCCATGGCAATCGGCCGCAACTTCACCGAGGCGCTGCAGAAGGCCCTGCGGTCCCTCGAGCGCCCTGACTCGGTCTTCGACTGGAGCCAGAAGTGGGTCGACCTCGACAAGGACGCACTCTTGCAGGAGATCGCGATCCCGCACGATGGCCGTATCAAGAAGGTCATGGACGCAATCCGCGCCGGAGCGACTCCGCAGGAGATCTTCGACGCCACCAAGATCGATCCGTGGTTCGTCGACCAGCTCGCGCTGATCAACGAGATTGCCGTTGAACTCATCGACGCCAAGGAACTGTCGCCGGCCCTGCTGCGCAAGGCCAAGCGCCACGGTTTCTCGGACGCCCAGCTCGGCAGAATTCGCGGGCTACGTGAGGACGTCGTTCGCGGCGTACGTCACGCGCTCGGTGTCCGACCGGTCTACAAGACCGTCGACACCTGTGCCGCTGAGTTCGCGGCCACCACGCCCTATCACTACTCCTCGTACGACGAGGAGACCGAAGTCGAGCCTCGTACCAAGGAAGCCGTCCTGATCCTTGGCAGCGGTCCGAACCGCATCGGTCAGGGCATCGAGTTCGACTACTCGTGCGTGCACGCCGCGATGGCGCTCTCCGAGGTCGGCTACGAGACCATCATGGTCAACTGCAACCCCGAGACCGTCTCGACCGACTACGACACGTCGGATCGTCTCTATTTCGAGCCGTTGACGCTTGAGGACGTGCTCGAGGTCGTCCACGCTGAGCAGCAGGCTGGCCCCGTTGCCGGCGTCATCGTCCAGCTTGGCGGCCAGACTCCGCTTGGACTCGCGGCAGGTCTCGAAGCAGCTGGCGTACCGATTGTCGGAACGCAGCCCAAGGCGATTGACCTCGCCGAAGAGCGCGGAGCATTCGCCCGGGTACTCGCCGACGCTGGACTTGTCGCTCCCAAGCACGGGATGGCGACTACATTCAGCAACGCTCGCAAGATCGCCGGCGAGATCGGCTACCCGGTGCTCGTACGACCGTCGTACGTCCTGGGCGGTCGCGGCATGGAGATCGTGTACGACGAGGGCACCCTCAAGGACTACATCGACCGTGCCACCGAGATCTCTCCAGATCGACCAGTCCTCGTCGACAGGTTCCTCGACGATGCGATCGAGATCGATGTCGATGCCCTGTATGACGGCGAGGAGTTGTTCCTTGGCGGCGTCATGGAGCACATCGAAGAAGCCGGCGTGCACTCAGGTGACTCGGCCTGCGCCCTGCCGCCGATCACGCTTGGTGGGCTGGAGATCCAGCGCATCCGCGAGTCGACCGAAGCCATCGCCAAGGGTGTCGGCGTACGCGGACTCATCAACATCCAATTCGCGCTGAGCTCCGACATCCTCTACGTCATCGAGGCCAACCCGAGAGCATCGCGTACGGTCCCGTTCGTCTCCAAGGCAACGGCGACTCCGCTGGCCAAGGCCGCGGCACGCCTGATGCTGGGCGAGTCGATCGCCGATCTTCGCAAGGCCGGCGTTCTGCCCGCGACGGGCGACGGGGGAGACCTGCCCGATTCCGCGCCGATTGCGGTCAAGGAAGCTGTCATGCCGTTCAACCGGTTCCGCACCTACGAGGGCAAGTACGTCGACACGTTGCTCGGCCCCGAGATGCGGTCGACGGGCGAAGTCATGGGAATGGACCATGCGTTCGGCACGGCCTTCGCGAAGTCGCAGGCCGGAGCCCAGAACGGACTCCCGACTTCGGGCAAGGTCTTCGTGTCTGTCGCCAACCGCGACAAGCGGCACATGGTCTTCCCGGTCAAGCGCCTCGCGGATCTCGGCTTCGAAATCCTCGCGACCAGCGGCACGGCCGTCGTACTCGCTCGCAACGGCGTCCAGGCGACGGTCATCCGCAAGCTCAACGAGGAACCATTGCCGGGCGAGACGCGCAGCACGATCGTGGAGAAGATCCACGAGCAGGATGTGCAGCTCATCATCAACACCCCGCATGGCGTGACGTCCGGCGGAAGCCCGCGCATCGACGGCTACGAGATTCGTACGGCTGCCGTTGCCGAGGGCATCCCGTGCATCACGACAGTGCAAGGTCTTGCCGCCGCAGTTCAGGGCATCGAGGCGCTGATCGAAGGCAAGATCGGCGTCACCTCGCTCCAGGAGTGGGGCAAGATCGTGACGGCGGGTCGAGAGTGA
- the pyrF gene encoding orotidine-5'-phosphate decarboxylase, translating to MSFGSRARAAMAAYGPACVGIDPHAELLAEWELPDSVEGLDRFASICVEAFAGHVAFVKPQSAFFERFGAQGVVILERTIQDLRHTGTLVVLDVKRGDIGSTAAAYADAYLDEDAPMAADAITVSPFLGFGSLQPFFDVAERNDAGVFVLALTSNKEGPEVQHALNGDTTVAGGMLSQLAALNAGQSPMGSFGAVVGATIGDVGEDLAINGPLLVPGFGAQGGTVNDIRRLFSSVIDNVIPSTSRGVLAEGPDVSALRDSVARVNSELVGS from the coding sequence GTGAGCTTCGGTTCGCGAGCTCGCGCCGCAATGGCGGCCTACGGGCCTGCATGTGTCGGCATCGATCCTCACGCCGAGCTGCTCGCGGAATGGGAGCTGCCCGACTCCGTTGAGGGTCTGGACCGCTTCGCCAGCATCTGCGTCGAGGCATTTGCCGGGCACGTCGCTTTCGTCAAACCGCAGTCAGCATTCTTCGAACGATTCGGTGCCCAGGGAGTCGTGATTCTTGAGCGCACGATCCAGGACCTCCGCCACACCGGCACGCTGGTGGTGCTCGACGTGAAGCGCGGCGACATCGGATCGACTGCCGCGGCGTATGCCGACGCCTACCTCGATGAGGACGCGCCAATGGCGGCTGATGCGATCACTGTGAGCCCGTTCCTCGGCTTCGGCTCACTGCAGCCGTTCTTCGACGTCGCCGAACGCAACGACGCAGGTGTCTTCGTACTTGCACTGACCTCCAACAAGGAGGGGCCGGAGGTGCAGCACGCGCTCAACGGCGACACCACGGTTGCCGGCGGCATGCTGAGCCAACTGGCGGCATTGAACGCTGGTCAGTCACCCATGGGGTCCTTTGGTGCGGTTGTCGGAGCGACCATCGGCGATGTCGGCGAAGACCTCGCGATCAATGGCCCACTGCTGGTTCCTGGCTTCGGCGCACAGGGCGGAACGGTCAACGACATACGACGACTGTTCAGCTCGGTCATCGACAACGTGATTCCCTCGACCTCCCGGGGAGTTCTTGCTGAGGGACCCGATGTGTCCGCCCTCCGCGATTCTGTCGCCCGGGTGAACTCCGAACTTGTAGGCTCCTAG
- the mihF gene encoding integration host factor, actinobacterial type, whose translation MALPILTAEQRQAALEKAAIARKVRADIKDKLKHSGASLTEVIQESKANQFIAKLKVVDLLQSMPGVGKVKAQEIMERVGIAANRRLRGLGDNQISALIAEFKERADRSGRG comes from the coding sequence GTGGCACTCCCAATTCTGACGGCCGAACAGCGTCAAGCAGCACTCGAGAAGGCTGCGATCGCACGCAAAGTGCGCGCAGACATCAAGGACAAGCTCAAGCATTCCGGTGCGAGCCTGACCGAGGTTATTCAGGAATCCAAAGCCAACCAGTTCATCGCCAAGCTCAAGGTCGTTGACCTTCTGCAGTCGATGCCTGGCGTCGGCAAGGTCAAAGCGCAAGAAATCATGGAGCGCGTAGGCATTGCTGCCAACCGTCGCCTGCGCGGCCTCGGGGACAACCAGATCTCCGCCCTGATCGCCGAGTTCAAGGAACGAGCAGACCGCTCTGGCCGTGGCTGA
- the gmk gene encoding guanylate kinase has translation MAEATPERSRLVVLAGPTAVGKGTVAACVRNSHPEIWISVSVTTRAPRPGEIDGVHYHFITEAEFDEMVANDGLLEWAVVHGAARYGTPRARVEERLTAGQPALLEIDLQGARQVRERMPDALMVFLKPPSWEELVRRLVGRGTEGPEERERRLATARVELEAEDEFDVTIVNTNVESACQELVDLF, from the coding sequence GTGGCTGAAGCCACACCCGAACGGTCACGGCTCGTCGTGCTCGCGGGACCGACTGCGGTCGGTAAGGGCACGGTCGCAGCCTGCGTACGCAACTCGCACCCCGAAATCTGGATCTCTGTCTCCGTCACGACCCGGGCCCCGCGTCCGGGCGAGATCGACGGCGTCCACTACCACTTCATCACCGAGGCCGAATTCGACGAGATGGTCGCCAATGACGGTCTGCTCGAGTGGGCCGTCGTGCACGGGGCGGCCCGCTACGGGACTCCCAGGGCTCGCGTCGAGGAGCGCCTGACCGCCGGTCAGCCAGCGCTGCTGGAGATCGATCTGCAAGGCGCACGACAGGTGCGCGAGCGCATGCCAGACGCCTTGATGGTGTTTCTCAAGCCACCGAGTTGGGAAGAACTCGTACGCCGTCTTGTCGGCCGGGGGACCGAGGGACCTGAGGAGCGTGAGCGCCGCCTGGCCACAGCGCGCGTTGAGCTCGAGGCCGAAGACGAGTTCGATGTGACGATCGTCAACACCAATGTCGAGAGTGCCTGCCAGGAATTGGTAGACTTGTTCTGA
- the rpoZ gene encoding DNA-directed RNA polymerase subunit omega, whose amino-acid sequence MSTTRSVAIGITNPPLDDLLEKADSKYKLVLYSAKRARQINAYYSQLGEGLLEYVGPLLETGVQEKPLSIALREINADLLTVEDIDPEAEAAAAAAAAEKA is encoded by the coding sequence GTGTCCACGACACGCTCCGTCGCCATCGGCATCACCAACCCGCCGCTCGACGACCTGCTCGAGAAGGCCGACTCCAAGTACAAGCTCGTCCTTTACAGCGCCAAGCGCGCACGGCAGATCAACGCCTACTACTCGCAGCTCGGCGAAGGCCTGCTCGAGTACGTTGGCCCGCTGCTCGAGACCGGTGTGCAGGAGAAGCCGCTGTCGATCGCGCTCCGCGAGATCAACGCTGACCTGCTGACCGTCGAGGACATCGACCCAGAAGCAGAAGCAGCAGCCGCTGCCGCAGCAGCAGAAAAGGCTTAA